A DNA window from Pseudomonas tohonis contains the following coding sequences:
- a CDS encoding MFS transporter — translation MRAGHPPGNRWLVLLVVVLAYLPIVIDMTVLHIAVPSLTLSLGASGEQVLWIIDIYPLIMAGLLVPMGTLADRIGSRFMLLAGLLMFVAMSCAAAYAPTAAALIAARAGMAVGGAMVLPCTLAIIRRAFESPRERGIALGLWGTVASAGAALGPLVGGALLEHYWWGSVFLINLPLMVLIWPLAHVLVPRDEGSAAGGWKIGQALLLIAGIIATVHALKSGLTPGGPSWASAATLLLGLALLADFVRRQLTSAEPMLDLGLFARPAIRSGLIMALVVSGALAGTELTIAQELQLVLGRTPLQAGLFLLPLMIAAGVGGPLAGYLVALVGLRRVATTTLLCSATALAGLGLSDLNDGVWVAGLLVLLGLALSTGLTASSIAIMGAAPASKAGAAGALEATGYEMGTGLGITAFGVLLSSVYGAAIQLPGGLTEALGDQAMRSLADTLVTAGHLDAGLAATLAHAGREAFAAAHGTVLLSAAVLLAVLALVVFLSLGREEGREAAAAGH, via the coding sequence ATGAGAGCGGGCCATCCACCGGGCAACCGCTGGCTGGTCCTGCTGGTGGTAGTCCTGGCCTACCTGCCCATCGTCATCGACATGACGGTGCTGCACATCGCCGTGCCGTCGCTGACCCTGTCCCTCGGGGCCAGCGGCGAGCAGGTGCTGTGGATCATCGACATCTACCCGCTGATCATGGCCGGCTTGCTGGTGCCCATGGGCACCCTGGCGGACCGCATCGGCAGCCGCTTCATGCTGCTCGCCGGCCTGCTGATGTTCGTCGCCATGTCCTGCGCGGCGGCCTACGCACCCACGGCCGCGGCCCTGATCGCCGCCCGCGCGGGCATGGCGGTGGGCGGTGCCATGGTGCTGCCCTGCACCCTGGCGATCATCCGTCGCGCCTTCGAATCGCCCAGGGAGCGGGGCATCGCCCTGGGCCTGTGGGGCACCGTCGCCTCCGCCGGTGCGGCCCTCGGCCCGCTGGTGGGCGGTGCGTTGCTGGAGCACTACTGGTGGGGCTCGGTGTTCCTCATCAACCTGCCGTTGATGGTGCTCATCTGGCCCCTGGCCCATGTCCTGGTGCCCCGTGACGAAGGCAGCGCCGCTGGCGGCTGGAAGATCGGCCAGGCGCTGCTGCTGATCGCCGGCATCATCGCCACCGTGCACGCGCTCAAGTCCGGCCTCACGCCCGGCGGCCCGTCCTGGGCCAGCGCAGCCACCTTGCTGCTGGGGCTGGCGCTGCTGGCCGACTTCGTGCGCCGCCAGCTCACCAGCGCCGAGCCGATGCTCGACCTCGGCCTGTTCGCGCGGCCGGCCATCCGCTCCGGCCTGATCATGGCGCTGGTGGTCTCCGGCGCCCTGGCCGGCACCGAATTGACCATCGCCCAGGAGCTGCAGCTGGTGCTCGGCCGCACGCCGCTGCAAGCGGGCCTGTTCCTGCTGCCGCTGATGATCGCCGCCGGTGTCGGCGGGCCGCTGGCCGGCTACCTCGTCGCCCTGGTCGGCCTGCGCCGGGTGGCGACCACCACGCTGCTGTGCTCGGCCACCGCGTTGGCGGGCCTGGGGCTGAGCGACCTGAACGACGGCGTGTGGGTGGCTGGCCTGCTGGTGTTGCTGGGCCTGGCCCTGAGCACCGGCCTCACCGCATCGTCCATCGCCATCATGGGCGCCGCGCCGGCCAGCAAGGCGGGGGCCGCCGGCGCGCTGGAGGCCACCGGCTACGAGATGGGCACGGGGCTGGGCATCACCGCCTTCGGCGTGCTGCTCTCCAGCGTCTACGGTGCCGCCATCCAGCTGCCGGGCGGCTTGACCGAGGCCCTGGGGGACCAGGCGATGCGCTCGCTGGCGGACACCCTGGTCACCGCCGGGCACCTCGACGCCGGCCTGGCCGCGACACTGGCCCACGCCGGGCGCGAAGCCTTCGCCGCGGCCCACGGTACGGTGCTGCTGTCAGCTGCGGTGCTGCTCGCCGTCCTGGCGCTGGTGGTGTTCCTGTCGCTGGGCAGGGAGGAGGGGCGCGAGGCGGCAGCGGCAGGGCACTGA
- a CDS encoding efflux transporter outer membrane subunit, whose amino-acid sequence MHRNAFSASALLIALTLGGCSMAPTYERPEAPVAAQWTGPAARQGQAASELDWRTFIVDADLRRLVGEALANNRSLRQTLLDIEQARAQYRIQRADRVPGLSASASGSRQRVPGDLSGTGASTVTSSYQAGLSLPEYELDLFGRVKSLTDSALEQYLATEEAGRSARIALVAEVTQAYLTYDGAQRRLALTRQTLASREDSLDLTTQRRAAGAATALDHQEALGLVEQSRAELEANQRQKQQALNALVLLVGTPDAARSLPETPRDEPLLIQDIAPGAPSALLERRPDILAAEHRLKSRNADIGAARAAFFPRISLTGSFGSSSAEVSGLFDGGSRSWSFMPTLTLPIFDAGRNAANLDLAEVRKDAAVAAYEGSIQTAFREVADALAATDTLRREEAARRALANTSNETLKLAKARYEGGVDSHLRYLDAQRNAFLNDSTLIETSTQRQLALVDLFRALGGGWSGADAAVESR is encoded by the coding sequence ATGCACAGAAACGCCTTCAGCGCATCGGCGCTCCTGATCGCACTGACCCTGGGCGGCTGCTCCATGGCCCCCACCTACGAACGCCCCGAAGCCCCGGTGGCCGCGCAATGGACCGGCCCCGCCGCCAGGCAGGGCCAGGCCGCCAGCGAGCTGGACTGGCGCACCTTCATCGTCGACGCCGACCTGCGCCGGCTGGTGGGGGAGGCGCTGGCCAACAACCGTTCGCTGCGCCAGACCCTGCTGGACATCGAGCAGGCCCGCGCGCAATACCGCATCCAGCGCGCCGACCGCGTGCCGGGGCTTTCCGCCAGCGCCTCGGGCAGCCGCCAGCGTGTGCCGGGGGACCTCTCCGGCACCGGTGCCTCCACCGTCACCAGCAGCTACCAGGCGGGCCTGTCCCTGCCCGAGTACGAGCTGGACCTGTTCGGCCGGGTGAAGAGCCTCACCGACTCGGCCCTGGAGCAATACCTGGCCACCGAGGAGGCGGGCCGCAGCGCGCGCATCGCCCTGGTCGCCGAAGTCACCCAGGCCTACCTGACCTACGACGGTGCCCAGCGCCGCCTGGCCCTGACCCGGCAGACCCTGGCCAGCCGCGAGGACTCCCTCGACCTCACCACACAGCGCCGCGCCGCCGGTGCCGCCACCGCGCTGGACCACCAGGAAGCCCTCGGGCTGGTGGAGCAGTCCCGTGCCGAGCTGGAGGCCAACCAGCGCCAGAAGCAGCAGGCGCTCAACGCCCTGGTATTGCTGGTCGGCACCCCGGATGCCGCCCGCTCGCTGCCCGAGACGCCCCGTGACGAGCCGCTGCTGATCCAGGACATCGCCCCCGGCGCCCCCTCGGCACTGCTGGAGCGGCGCCCCGACATCCTCGCCGCCGAGCACCGGCTGAAGTCGCGCAATGCCGATATCGGCGCCGCCCGCGCGGCGTTCTTCCCGCGCATCAGCCTCACCGGCAGCTTCGGCAGCTCCAGCGCCGAGGTGTCCGGCCTGTTCGATGGCGGCTCGCGCTCCTGGAGCTTCATGCCGACCCTGACGCTGCCGATTTTCGATGCCGGTCGCAACGCCGCCAACCTGGACCTGGCTGAAGTGCGCAAGGACGCCGCCGTGGCCGCCTACGAAGGCAGCATCCAGACCGCGTTCCGCGAAGTGGCCGACGCCCTGGCCGCCACCGACACCCTGCGTCGCGAGGAAGCGGCCCGCCGCGCCCTGGCCAACACCAGCAACGAGACCCTGAAGCTGGCCAAGGCCCGCTACGAGGGTGGCGTCGACAGCCACCTGCGCTACCTCGACGCCCAGCGCAACGCCTTCCTCAACGACTCGACGCTGATCGAGACCAGCACCCAGCGGCAGCTCGCCCTGGTCGACCTGTTCCGCGCCCTGGGTGGCGGCTGGAGCGGTGCCGACGCCGCCGTGGAGAGCCGATGA
- a CDS encoding efflux RND transporter permease subunit, translating to MSLFFIKRPNFAWVVALFISLAGLLVIPMLPVAQYPNVAPPQITITATYPGASAQVLVDSVTSVIEEELNGAKGLLYFESTSNSNGTGEVVVTFQPGVNPELAQVDVQNRLKKAESRLPQAVLTQGVEVEQTSAGFLLIYALNYKEGAQRSDTTFLGDYAARNINNELRRVTGVGKLQFFSSEAAMRVWIDPQKLVGYGLSIDDVSAAIRGQNVQVPAGAFGSSPGSTQQELTATLAVKGTLDDPQEFGRIVLRANPDGSSVKLADVARLEVGSESYNFSSRLNGKPSVAGAIQLSPGANAIQTAEAIKQRLAELSVNFPDDVEYSVPYDTSRFVDVAIEKVIHTLLEAMVLVFLVMFLFLQNVRYTLIPAIVVPVCLAGTLSVMYLLGFSVNMMTMFGMVLAIGILVDDAIVVVENVERIMAEEGLSPRAATVKAMGQVSGAILGITLVLSAVFLPLAFMAGSVGVIYQQFSLSLAVSILFSGFLALTFTPALCATLLKPIPKGHHEKRGFFGAFNRGFTGLTQGYTRLNGGLVKRAGRFMLVYAGLVALLGYFYLRLPESFVPVEDQGYMIVDVQLPPGATRARTDVTGQQLEQYLGSREAVANTFLVMGFSFSGMGENAALAFPTLKDWSERSDEQSAGAEALLANQNLAGVSDGAIMAVTPPPIDGLGNSGGFALRLQDRGGLGREALLAARDQLLGQANGNPKILYAMMEGLAEAPQLRLEIDREKARALGVSFETIGSALSTAFGSSVINDFSNAGRQQRVVVQAEQGERMTPESVLKLYVSNAKGEQVPLSAFVTTRWEEGPVQLVRYNGYPSIRISGDAAPGVSTGEAMAELEHLVGQLPAGIGYEWTGLSYQEKVASGQAVQLFALAILVVFLLLVALYESWAIPLSVMLIVPIGALGAVLAVTSVGMPNDVYFKVGLITIIGLAAKNAILIVEFAKELWEQGHSLREAAIEAARLRFRPIIMTSMAFILGVVPLTLATGAGAASQRALGTGVIGGMLSATLLGVIFVPICFVWVLSLLRSRPAASQETTKVLE from the coding sequence ATGTCTCTGTTCTTCATCAAGCGCCCCAACTTCGCCTGGGTGGTGGCGCTGTTCATCTCCCTGGCCGGCCTGCTGGTCATCCCGATGCTGCCGGTGGCCCAGTACCCCAACGTCGCGCCGCCGCAGATCACCATCACCGCCACCTACCCGGGCGCCTCGGCGCAGGTGCTGGTGGACTCGGTCACCAGCGTGATCGAGGAAGAGCTCAACGGCGCCAAGGGCCTGCTGTATTTCGAGTCCACCAGCAACTCCAACGGCACCGGCGAGGTGGTGGTCACCTTCCAGCCCGGCGTCAACCCGGAGCTGGCCCAGGTGGACGTGCAGAACCGCCTGAAGAAGGCCGAGTCGCGCCTGCCCCAGGCGGTGCTCACCCAGGGGGTCGAGGTCGAGCAGACCAGCGCCGGCTTCCTGCTCATCTACGCCCTCAACTACAAGGAAGGTGCCCAGCGCAGCGACACCACGTTCCTGGGCGACTACGCCGCGCGCAACATCAACAACGAGCTGCGCCGGGTGACTGGCGTCGGCAAGCTGCAGTTCTTCTCCTCGGAAGCGGCGATGCGCGTCTGGATCGACCCGCAGAAGCTGGTGGGCTACGGCCTGTCCATCGACGACGTCAGCGCCGCCATCCGTGGGCAGAACGTGCAGGTGCCGGCCGGTGCCTTCGGCAGCTCGCCGGGCAGCACCCAGCAGGAGCTGACCGCCACCCTCGCGGTGAAGGGCACCCTGGACGACCCGCAGGAGTTCGGCCGCATCGTGCTGCGCGCCAACCCCGATGGCTCCTCGGTGAAGCTGGCGGACGTGGCCCGCCTGGAAGTGGGCAGCGAGAGCTACAACTTCTCCTCGCGCCTGAACGGCAAGCCCTCGGTGGCCGGTGCCATCCAGCTGTCCCCGGGCGCCAACGCCATCCAGACCGCCGAGGCGATCAAGCAGCGCCTGGCCGAGCTGTCGGTGAACTTCCCCGACGACGTCGAATACTCGGTGCCCTACGACACCTCGCGCTTCGTCGACGTGGCCATCGAGAAGGTGATCCACACCCTGCTCGAAGCCATGGTGCTGGTGTTCCTGGTGATGTTCCTGTTCCTGCAGAACGTGCGCTACACCCTGATCCCGGCCATCGTGGTGCCGGTGTGCCTGGCGGGCACGCTGAGCGTCATGTACCTGCTGGGCTTCTCGGTGAACATGATGACCATGTTCGGCATGGTGCTGGCCATCGGCATCCTGGTGGACGACGCCATAGTCGTGGTCGAGAACGTCGAGCGGATCATGGCCGAGGAAGGCCTGTCGCCGCGCGCCGCCACGGTCAAGGCGATGGGCCAGGTGTCCGGCGCCATCCTCGGCATCACCCTGGTGCTCTCGGCGGTGTTCCTGCCGCTGGCCTTCATGGCCGGCTCCGTGGGCGTCATCTACCAGCAGTTCTCCCTGTCGCTGGCGGTGTCGATCCTGTTCTCCGGCTTCCTCGCCCTGACCTTCACCCCGGCCCTGTGCGCCACGCTGCTCAAGCCGATCCCCAAGGGGCACCATGAGAAGCGCGGCTTCTTCGGCGCCTTCAACCGCGGCTTCACCGGCCTCACCCAGGGCTACACCCGCCTCAACGGCGGCCTGGTGAAACGTGCCGGGCGCTTCATGCTGGTGTACGCCGGCCTGGTGGCGCTGCTCGGCTACTTCTACTTGCGCCTGCCCGAATCCTTCGTCCCGGTCGAAGACCAGGGCTACATGATCGTCGACGTGCAACTGCCGCCGGGCGCCACCCGTGCGCGCACCGACGTCACCGGCCAGCAGCTGGAGCAGTACCTGGGCTCCCGCGAGGCCGTGGCCAACACCTTCCTGGTCATGGGCTTCAGCTTCTCCGGCATGGGCGAGAACGCCGCGCTGGCGTTCCCCACCCTGAAGGACTGGTCCGAGCGCAGCGACGAGCAATCGGCCGGGGCCGAGGCATTGCTGGCCAACCAGAACCTCGCCGGCGTCAGCGACGGCGCGATCATGGCCGTGACCCCGCCGCCCATCGACGGCCTGGGCAACTCCGGCGGCTTCGCCCTGCGCCTGCAGGACCGTGGCGGCCTCGGCCGCGAAGCGCTGCTGGCAGCCCGTGACCAGCTGCTGGGCCAGGCCAACGGCAACCCGAAGATCCTCTACGCGATGATGGAAGGCCTGGCCGAAGCGCCGCAGTTGCGCCTGGAGATCGACCGCGAGAAGGCCCGCGCCCTGGGCGTGAGCTTCGAGACCATCGGTAGCGCACTGTCCACCGCGTTCGGCTCCTCGGTGATCAACGACTTCTCCAACGCCGGCCGCCAGCAACGCGTGGTGGTGCAGGCCGAGCAGGGCGAGCGCATGACCCCGGAAAGCGTGCTCAAGCTCTACGTCAGCAACGCCAAGGGCGAGCAGGTGCCGCTCTCCGCCTTCGTCACCACCCGCTGGGAAGAGGGCCCGGTGCAACTGGTGCGCTACAACGGCTACCCGTCGATCCGCATCTCCGGCGACGCCGCGCCCGGCGTCAGCACCGGCGAGGCCATGGCCGAGCTCGAACACCTGGTGGGCCAGCTGCCCGCAGGCATCGGCTACGAGTGGACGGGCCTGTCGTACCAGGAAAAGGTCGCCAGCGGCCAGGCGGTGCAACTGTTCGCCCTGGCCATCCTGGTGGTCTTCCTGCTGCTGGTGGCGCTCTACGAGAGCTGGGCGATCCCGCTGTCGGTGATGCTCATCGTGCCCATCGGCGCCCTCGGCGCGGTGCTCGCGGTGACCTCGGTCGGCATGCCCAACGACGTGTACTTCAAGGTCGGCCTGATCACCATCATCGGCCTGGCGGCGAAGAACGCGATCCTCATCGTCGAGTTCGCCAAGGAGCTCTGGGAGCAGGGCCACAGCCTGCGCGAGGCCGCCATCGAGGCCGCGCGCCTGCGCTTCCGCCCGATCATCATGACCTCCATGGCCTTCATCCTCGGCGTGGTGCCGCTGACCCTCGCCACCGGCGCCGGGGCCGCCAGCCAGCGCGCCCTGGGCACCGGCGTCATCGGCGGCATGCTCAGCGCCACGCTGTTGGGCGTCATCTTCGTGCCCATCTGCTTCGTCTGGGTGCTGTCCCTGCTGCGCAGCCGCCCGGCGGCCAGCCAAGAAACCACCAAGGTCCTGGAGTGA
- a CDS encoding MexC family multidrug efflux RND transporter periplasmic adaptor subunit encodes MGRLRAVGTVSVWVAAMALAGCGGSGEPEAAAEVARPVDVVAVVAEPLVLTSELPGRIEPMRVAEVRARVAGIVVHKRFEEGADVKAGDLLFQIDPAPLKAAVSRAEGELARAEATLFEAQARVKRYEPLARIEAVSQQDFDTATADLRSAKAAVRTAQADLETARLNLGYASVKAPISGRIGRALVTEGALVGQGETTLMARIQQLDPIYADFTQPVADALRLREALKGGTLSADDSQALRIRVDGTDYERQGELLFTDVSVDPGTGQVSLRGKFANPDGVLLPGMYVRVSAPQGSDANAILVPQRAVQRAADGSALVLVIGADERVEARPVHTGAMQGARWQISQGLASGDRVIVGGLTGLQPGAKVEARPTQEQQAARQ; translated from the coding sequence ATGGGCAGATTGCGTGCAGTAGGAACCGTCTCGGTATGGGTTGCAGCCATGGCGCTGGCCGGTTGCGGGGGATCGGGCGAGCCGGAGGCGGCTGCCGAAGTGGCCAGGCCGGTGGACGTCGTGGCGGTGGTGGCCGAGCCGCTGGTGCTGACCAGCGAGCTGCCGGGGCGCATCGAGCCCATGCGTGTGGCCGAGGTGCGTGCCCGGGTGGCGGGCATCGTGGTGCACAAGCGCTTCGAGGAAGGGGCGGACGTCAAGGCCGGCGACCTGCTGTTCCAGATCGACCCGGCACCGCTCAAGGCGGCGGTTTCCCGCGCCGAGGGCGAGCTGGCGCGGGCCGAGGCGACCCTCTTCGAGGCCCAGGCGCGGGTCAAGCGCTACGAGCCCCTGGCCAGGATCGAAGCGGTCAGCCAGCAGGACTTCGACACCGCCACCGCCGACCTGCGCAGTGCCAAGGCGGCGGTGCGTACGGCCCAGGCGGACCTGGAGACCGCGCGCCTGAACCTGGGCTACGCCTCGGTCAAGGCGCCCATCTCCGGTCGCATCGGCCGCGCGCTGGTCACCGAAGGTGCGCTGGTGGGGCAGGGCGAGACCACGCTCATGGCGCGCATCCAGCAGCTCGACCCCATCTATGCCGACTTCACCCAGCCGGTGGCCGACGCCCTGCGCCTGCGTGAAGCGCTCAAGGGCGGCACGCTCTCCGCCGACGACAGCCAGGCGCTGCGCATCCGTGTCGACGGCACCGACTACGAACGCCAGGGCGAGCTGCTGTTCACCGACGTCTCGGTGGACCCGGGCACCGGCCAGGTGTCCCTGCGTGGCAAGTTCGCCAACCCCGACGGCGTGCTGCTGCCCGGCATGTACGTCCGGGTGAGCGCGCCCCAGGGCAGCGATGCCAACGCCATCCTGGTGCCCCAGCGTGCCGTGCAGCGCGCGGCCGACGGCAGTGCCCTGGTGCTGGTGATCGGTGCCGACGAGCGTGTCGAGGCCCGCCCCGTGCACACCGGTGCCATGCAGGGCGCGCGCTGGCAGATCAGCCAGGGGCTGGCCAGCGGCGACCGCGTGATCGTCGGTGGCCTCACCGGCCTGCAGCCGGGTGCCAAGGTCGAAGCGCGTCCCACCCAGGAGCAACAGGCAGCCCGCCAGTAA
- a CDS encoding TetR/AcrR family transcriptional regulator yields the protein MSLTAQDERLLKALAVAFVERPRATLKELAEAAGVSKATLHRFCGTRDNLVEMLISHGENVIGQILSGGDLQHAPPLQALHRLIGEHLMHRELLVFLMFQYNPDTLDPKAEDDRWQSYCVALDKFFLRGQQEGVFRIDISAAVLSELFLSLIFGIVDAERRGRMARSGSAAILEQIFLHGAAAPTRA from the coding sequence ATGTCGCTGACAGCACAAGACGAACGACTCCTAAAGGCGCTGGCCGTCGCCTTCGTCGAGCGTCCGCGCGCCACGCTGAAGGAGCTGGCGGAAGCGGCCGGCGTGAGCAAGGCCACGCTGCACCGCTTCTGCGGCACCCGGGACAACCTGGTGGAGATGCTCATCAGCCATGGCGAGAATGTCATCGGCCAGATCCTCTCCGGCGGCGACCTGCAGCACGCACCGCCCCTGCAGGCCCTGCACAGGCTGATCGGCGAACACCTGATGCACCGCGAGCTGCTGGTGTTCCTGATGTTCCAGTACAACCCCGACACCCTCGATCCGAAGGCCGAGGACGACCGCTGGCAGAGCTACTGCGTCGCCCTGGACAAGTTTTTCCTGCGCGGCCAGCAGGAGGGGGTGTTCCGCATCGACATCAGCGCGGCGGTGCTCTCGGAGCTGTTCCTCTCGCTGATCTTCGGCATCGTCGACGCCGAACGCCGCGGCCGCATGGCCCGATCCGGCTCGGCGGCGATCCTCGAGCAGATCTTCCTCCACGGTGCGGCGGCGCCGACCCGCGCCTGA